In Streptomyces sp. P9-A4, the genomic window GGGACGACGACCGCGACGGTCTCGCACGTGCGGGAGAAGATCGCGTGCCCCGTCCGCCCCTTGTGTTCCATGCAGTCGATGTCAGCTTGCTCCCCGTCAGCCGTGGGAGCGACGGACCACCGGCAATCCGGGTTGAGGCACCGAGCGGTGAACGTCGGCTCAGAGTCGGGGTGCCGCATGATTCGGTGAGTGACGAACCGGAGCACCGCCCTGACAGTCATGACTCCACCTTCGGCACGGGCGTGGTGAAAACCCGCACCTGCGTCATTTCGTCGGAGGTCGGCTGACGGAGCGTCTCGGGTGCCACCGTCCACTCCCTGCCACCGCCTGGCGGACGAAGATAGACGCTGCCTTCATCCCGGTCGACGATCCGCCCGATACGGCCGTCTCCGTCGACTGCGTATCGGCTCTTCGCCGGCTGCCACTGCTCTTCCGACATTGCACACCGTCCCCTCACGTCCCCTGAGCGTCGCTCAGTGCGTTGGGACGGCGGAACCACGTACAAAACCCACTTCGGGACGTCCCGGAGGCTGTAGAACGTCCCTAGCGACGTCTCGCGTCCTAGGGAGAGACTGGCATGCAGAACGAGCGGCTACGAGTGGCCATGACAGGCGACGGGTGGACTCACGCATCACTCGCGAACGCTGTCGGGGTGGACCCGAAGAGCGTGGAACGTTGGGTGAACCTAGGCAGGACGCCCCGCCGCGAGACGGCACTCAAAGCCGCAGAGGCACTGGGGGAAGACGTGCACGCACTGTGGCCGGCTCTTCGTCAGGCGCGCGCTGCACGGGCCATAAGCCCTGAGCTCGTCGCGGTCTACGACCAGCGTGCAGACCTACCGGTGTCCACGTTCGTCGACCTCATCGCCCCCGCACGCGAGCACATCGACGTACTCGTCTACGCCGCTGTATTCCTCCATGAGGCGTATCCGCGGCTGAACGAGCTACTCAGGGAACGCGCCGCCGACGGCTGCCGGATCCGTATCGCCATTGGCGACGCCGACAGTGAGAACGTTCAACAGCGGGGCCAGGAAGAGCGGTTCGGTCACGGCATTGAGTCGCGGTGTCGGTTGGCACTCATGCATTACCGGTCGCTGATCGGGATGGAGAACGTCGAAATCCGGACGCACGGTACGACGCTCTACAACAGCATCTATCGCGCTGATGATCAGTGCCTCGTCAACGCCCACGTTTGGGGTGCCAACGCATACGCCGCCCCGGTGTGGCACCTCCGCCGGAGTGGCGATGGCGGGATGTTCGACACCTACGCCCAGAGCTTTGACGCCGTATGGGCCACCGGGGCTCCCGTGGCAGGCTGACGTCATGGCCCGCCGCGAGTACTACGACGACCCGACCGCCCCGAAGCCCAACAGCATGGTTGTGGCAGCTTCGGCCTTCGTCACTGACGATGAGGGGCGCATCCTCCTCCAGCGTCGTGCCGACAGCGGACTGTGGGCACTTCCCGGGGGTGGGATGGAGCTGAGCGACAGCCTCCCCGGGACAGCCGTCCGAGAGGTCAAGGAAGAGACCGGACTCGACATCGAGGTGACAGGTCTCGTCGGCACGTACACGGATCCTCGTCATGTCATCGAGTACAGCGACGGGGAAGTTCGGCGCCAGTTCAACGTGTGCTTCCGTGCGCAGGTGACCGGCGGCACGCTGCAAATCTCTGACGAGTCCACGGAGCTCCGGTTCGTGGCGCCGTCGGACGTCGATAGCCTGCCCATGCACCACACTCAGCGGCTCAGGGTTCAGCATGCCCTCGACGTCCGTGCAGCGCCGTACCTTGGCTGACCGACGCTAAAGCCACCCGAAGAACCGCGCGCGACGTCGCCACAGTCGTCCGTGTTCTGCTGAGCAGTAGCGCTTCAGGCGCCCAGCTCCAGCCACCTGTGGGACGTCGGCCCCGCAGTGACCGCACGTCGTCGACTGAGCCTTGACCGCCTTCGTGGTGTCCATGGTTGTACTGCCTCTCGAAGTAAGGGGGCGCCCCGCGCTCCATGTCGGAGCTGCGGGGCGCGTGGGGTTGTGCACTAGACGTTGCGTCCGTAGGTGAGTACGCGCGCCGTGTCGGCGTCGCGGATGTCGATCTCTGTGCGCACGATGTCGGTCAGCTCGCGGTCTCCCAGGAAGGTGCGGGACTCCACGACGATGTTGGGAGTGCCACGTCCTCCCCCGGGCTGAACCGTCGCCATCTGCCGGGACATGGCCATCGAGTCGCGGTTGTTGTAGACCTGCGTCGGATGGAGGAAGCGGACCAGTTCGGGCCCGTTCTCGCCCACCCACGCCAGCTCACCGACGCCCGGGAAGCCGCCCGTTGCATAGCCGCCCGGACGGTTGTAGGCCGTCGGGAGCGAGCCGTAGCGGCTCATGGCGTAGCGCATCGACGAGTAGACGTTCGCCAGGGGGTTCGTCGAGACGCCGTGGAGCTTCGGGCCGACGCCGCGCATGTGGCCGGCGAACGCTTCGAACGTCGGCTTGATGAGCTGCATGAGGCCCACCGACGGCGTGCCGTTCTTCGCGTTGATGTCCCAGGAGTTCACGGCGTTGGGGTTGCCACCAGACTCCTGGTTCATCCGCCGAAGCGTCAGGTCCGCGTACTGCTGCGGGTTGCCAGTCATCTGGAGTGCCTGTCGGACTACGCCGCGCCAGCGCTCGACGCCACCCCGCGCACTACCTCCCCCGCCACCGCCCGTCAGGAACTGCATGGGGTCGATGGAGGTCCCGTTTCGGCGTGCCTCCAGGTGGAGGTGAGGGCCGGTGACGTTGCCTGTGTCGCCCACTCGGCCGATGACCTGGCCCGCGGAAACTGGCGCGCCCACGGCCGTGAGCATCTGGGACATGTGGGCATACAGGGAGGACAAGCCTCCGCCGTGGTCCACCGTCACGTGGATGCCGTACGGACCGGTGCTGCCCGACGAGCTGACTCGTCCGCCGGCCACGGCACGGATCGCGGTGCCGATGGCTGCGGGGAAGTCGAGACCGGTGTGTCGGCCGGACGACCACATCGAGCCACGCTTGCCGAACGGGGTGCCGAACGGAACGTCGACGGGCTTCGTCCACGCGCCGCCACCGCCTCCGCTCCCGTCGGCACCGAAGCCGAGGAAGTCGAGCGCCTTGCTCTTCAGACCGTCGAGCATCTTCCCGGGGATCTTCGCCAGCGAGCGCGCCCACGGATTGGTGAGGATGCCCTTCATCTGATCCGTGATGAGGCGCTGCGCCTTGCCGAAGACGTCGAGCGGGTTGGAGAAGAAGTCACCCGCGTCGCCGGCCTTGTCCTTCAGCCAGCCGACGATGCCACCCTCCGCGTATCCGCCCTGGAACTGGCCGAGGGACTGACCGCTCATGGCCGCCTTGTTGACGGCGAAGAGACGGGCACGCTCATACGGGTCGCGCATCGCTTCGGAGACGTAGACGCCTTCGCCACGCCGCATGGGAGTGAGCTGATCGTCTCCCTGCCTCCACGTCGACTGCCCGGGGAGAATGCCGCCCCGCGCGAAGCCCTTTAGGCTCATCGGCTTCAGGTCGTCGACGCCCGTGATAGCGGCAACCCGATTCCACAGCGGAACGATCCCGTTGTTGTAAACCTTGTCGATCACAAAGCGAACGGGCTTCTTCGCGATCTCCGCTACCTGATCCCATGCCTTCTTGATGGAATCCTTTCCGAAGCCGAAGGAGTCGGCCACGGACTTGATAGCAGACTTGATGCCGTCGAAGGCGGGCTTCAGGGCGACTTCGTAGAGCCACTTACCCTTGTCGCCGATCCAGCCGAAGACGGGCCGGAGAACCTTCTCCCAAGCCCACATCGCCATATTCGCGACGGCCTTGAGGATCTGCACGAAGTTGCCGAAGGAGGGCTTGATCCCCCGCTCCCACAGCCAGATCGCGAGGTCGCCAATCCACCGGAAGACAGGACGGACTACCTTCTCCCACAGCCATAGGCCGATGACGCCCAGCACCTTAAAGGCAAGGTAGGCCGGCGTCAGGACTCCCACGACGAGGATCGTGAATAGGATCTTCGCGGCCTCCCAGATGAACCGGAAAGCTGGGCCGATCGCGTGCTCCCACAGCCATACCGCGATGTCACCGGCTTTCTTCAGCACCCACCAAATGGCGCCGAAGACAGGCTTCAGGATAGTCTCCCACAGCCACAACACACCTGTTGAGATGGCGTTTACCACCGTGTCAACGGTGACACGGAACCAGGTCCAGTGTTCGTATGCATAGATGACGCCTGCGACGAGTGCGGCCACCACTACAACGATTGCCATGATGAGTGGGATAATTCCCGTCGCTGCAAGCGCCGCGGACCAACTCCACGTTTCCATCGCTGCGAGCGCAACGGCCGTGTTGAAGATGCCCATAGCCACACCGAATGCGGCCATTCCGACGCTGATTGCCTTACTGGCAGCCCAAAGCCCCCACAACGTCTGAACGAACCCCGGCGTGTTCGTTGCCAACCAAGAAACGGCGCCGAATAGGGGCTTAACGACAGCGATCAACGCGGCTGAAACGGGGGACATTGTCTGCGACGTCGTGATAAGCGCCGTCAAAACGCTCCCGATGAGCGCTCCAACGGATGGAGCGCTCTCCTTCACATAGTTGAGGAACCGCTCAAACTCCGGAGAGCCCTTGAGGCTCGTCCCCCACTTCGCGAACTTCTCCGTGATGGAGTCCGACCGGGATGCGATGCCATCCATCTTGGGGAGGAAGGCGTCAATGATTCCCGCTACGCCCTTCAGGATGTTCCCGAAGGCCACGCCGAAACCGACGATCGCCGGCTCGACGTTCTCCTCCAGGTCCTTCTTGAAGCCCTGCCAGAACGGCGTCTTCAGCTGGGCGGACGCCTTGTCCATGAGCGTTTGAACCGCCGAAGAAGCACTAATGACTAGCGGTGTCAGGCCGGGAAGAGACGCCTTCGCGCCGTCCACGCCGCGGGTGAAGATGGGGAGGACGTGCGGCTGAAGAGCCGTCGACCAGTCCTTGAAGGCGGTTTTGATGCCCTTGGGGCCCGCGATCGAGTCGAAGAGGTCCCGCTGCGCCGGCGTCAGCTTCGCGAGAGCACGTTCATACTCCTGCGCCTTCGTGATCGCCGTCGACGTCGCAGCAGCACCCGACAGGCGGGCAGACGCTACGCCACGCTCCGCGGACGCAATGGACTCGGCTGCCGCTACCTGAACGTTCGCCGAGTTCTCCACGGCGTCCGCCACACGGCGCTGGGCGTCGGCAAGATCCTGCGCCACCTGCACCTGAACGCGAGCCGCGTCCCGCTGTGCGCCGGCGAGCGCCTTCGCCTCGTCCTTCACCTTCTGCTGCGCATCACCGACACGCTCGTGTGCGCGCTTCACCTCGTCGGCGCCGTCGACGGTCGCCTTCGCCTGGACGAGGATCTCCTTACGAAGATCCTTGATTTCCTCCCGCTGCCGCTTGAGTGCGTGCTCCGCCTCGTCGGCCGCGAGCTGAGCACGCTCACGCTGAAGGGCTGTCGCCTTCGGGTCCTTCATGACGCGGGAGAGTTCCTCCTGCGCCTCCGTGACCCGGAGAACGGCCGCCCGCTCGTCGAAGGATGAATCCTCCAGACGATCCGCAAGTGCCTTACGTTCGTCGGCCAGCTTCTTCGCTGCGTCCTCGCGCGCCTGCGTGAGATCCTGTTCCGCCTTCAGCGCGTCGCGCTTGGCGTCGGAAAGGGACCTCTCCGCACGCTCGACGCTCTCGGCCGCCTGGCGGCGCTGCTCAGCGGCACGCATGCCGGTCTGCGCGAGGGACCGTTCCGCGTCCTCGATCGCCCGGCTGGACTGGACGATCTGCCGCTCGGCGTTGCGGTGAGCCGTCGCAAGAGAGGCCTGCGCGCCAGCAAGCTGGAGCGCCTGAGACGCGGCCTGTTGCGCAGCTCGGGCCGACGAGGCAGAGCCACGCTGTGCGGCGTTCGCGGCGTCGTCCTGAGCGGCCGTCTGCGCCTTCAGTGCCTCCGTCACACCCTTCACGGCGGGAACAGCCGCCAGGGCGAGAGCACCGAAGCCAGCACCCGCAGCCGTCGCCATCGCGACCACGGAACCGAGGCCGGCAGCAATGACCGGACCGACGGGGATGGCCATCAGGACGGCCATCTGAATCCCGAGCGCCATCAGCGACGATCGGGCACCACTCGTGTCTACGTCGACGTCCAGGTTGATGTCAGCGGCGTCAACGGCTGCGATCTCGGCGCGGATCTCCGCAAGTGCCGCGCGGGCCGTAGCCGTGTCGGCGCGCACGGCGATGTTCGGGTGCGACGCTCCAAGCCGCTGAAGCTCGGAGTCGATCGCCCGGATCTCCGCTTCCGCGGCCGTCGCGTCGACGTCGATCCCGATGCGCTTTCCGGAGAGGGTCTCCATCCGGGCACGGAGGCGGGCAAGCTCGGCGTCTACCCCGGTATCGGAGAGACGGACATCGAGCTTCGGCATGGCCTTGAAGGCAAGCTCTAGCTTGCGGCGGAGGCTGCTCGCAAAGGCGCCACCTGTGTCCGATCCCTGACGGGACGCGGCTCGCTGTGCTGCCTGCCCACCAGCCTGAACGGCCTGAGGCAGCGCAGCCGCGACTCGTCGAGCGATCTCGTCGCTCATGCGGTCGCCGATGATTCGTCCGGCCTCGTCGCCCACGCGCTGAGCGGCGGGCAGGACGATGCGCTCCAGCTTCTGATGGAAGGTTGGTGCGATCGGTACAACGTCGACGCCGGCGCTACCGACGATGTCCAGGTCTATCGCCATCAGAGCTCCACCAACGGGCCGATATCGGTGGGCTCACGCCGTGCGTCGAGCGCGTCGCGCAGCTTCTCCATGCCTGCCTCAGCCATAGGTGTCAGCGCTGTATCCGGGGCGGTGGCAAGGGTGCGCTCCAGCCACGTGTAGTCAGCACACGCGTGACTGCAATGCACGGTCGGCAACCCCACGTCGCCGACCATCGTCAGCATGGGGAGGAAGGTGCAACCGTCGCGTGCGCACGGCTCGTTCGGGTCAGCGGGCATCGGTACCTCTCAAAAGTCTGGGAACGCCGAAGGGCCCGCAGCGCATCGGCTACGGGCCCTTCGGGATGTAACGGCTATATGGGTTCTGACCTGCGGCGATGTCACACTTTCTCGGGCGTCGACGCAGGGTCCTTGATCGTCGAGCGGGCTCGATCCACCGTGCGCGAACGCTGCCGGAGCCCCTGACGGGCGCCTGGAGGCCTCCACGGGGC contains:
- a CDS encoding DUF7848 domain-containing protein encodes the protein MTVRAVLRFVTHRIMRHPDSEPTFTARCLNPDCRWSVAPTADGEQADIDCMEHKGRTGHAIFSRTCETVAVVVPVA
- a CDS encoding XRE family transcriptional regulator, which encodes MQNERLRVAMTGDGWTHASLANAVGVDPKSVERWVNLGRTPRRETALKAAEALGEDVHALWPALRQARAARAISPELVAVYDQRADLPVSTFVDLIAPAREHIDVLVYAAVFLHEAYPRLNELLRERAADGCRIRIAIGDADSENVQQRGQEERFGHGIESRCRLALMHYRSLIGMENVEIRTHGTTLYNSIYRADDQCLVNAHVWGANAYAAPVWHLRRSGDGGMFDTYAQSFDAVWATGAPVAG
- a CDS encoding NUDIX domain-containing protein, with translation MARREYYDDPTAPKPNSMVVAASAFVTDDEGRILLQRRADSGLWALPGGGMELSDSLPGTAVREVKEETGLDIEVTGLVGTYTDPRHVIEYSDGEVRRQFNVCFRAQVTGGTLQISDESTELRFVAPSDVDSLPMHHTQRLRVQHALDVRAAPYLG
- a CDS encoding peptidoglycan DD-metalloendopeptidase family protein, whose protein sequence is MAIDLDIVGSAGVDVVPIAPTFHQKLERIVLPAAQRVGDEAGRIIGDRMSDEIARRVAAALPQAVQAGGQAAQRAASRQGSDTGGAFASSLRRKLELAFKAMPKLDVRLSDTGVDAELARLRARMETLSGKRIGIDVDATAAEAEIRAIDSELQRLGASHPNIAVRADTATARAALAEIRAEIAAVDAADINLDVDVDTSGARSSLMALGIQMAVLMAIPVGPVIAAGLGSVVAMATAAGAGFGALALAAVPAVKGVTEALKAQTAAQDDAANAAQRGSASSARAAQQAASQALQLAGAQASLATAHRNAERQIVQSSRAIEDAERSLAQTGMRAAEQRRQAAESVERAERSLSDAKRDALKAEQDLTQAREDAAKKLADERKALADRLEDSSFDERAAVLRVTEAQEELSRVMKDPKATALQRERAQLAADEAEHALKRQREEIKDLRKEILVQAKATVDGADEVKRAHERVGDAQQKVKDEAKALAGAQRDAARVQVQVAQDLADAQRRVADAVENSANVQVAAAESIASAERGVASARLSGAAATSTAITKAQEYERALAKLTPAQRDLFDSIAGPKGIKTAFKDWSTALQPHVLPIFTRGVDGAKASLPGLTPLVISASSAVQTLMDKASAQLKTPFWQGFKKDLEENVEPAIVGFGVAFGNILKGVAGIIDAFLPKMDGIASRSDSITEKFAKWGTSLKGSPEFERFLNYVKESAPSVGALIGSVLTALITTSQTMSPVSAALIAVVKPLFGAVSWLATNTPGFVQTLWGLWAASKAISVGMAAFGVAMGIFNTAVALAAMETWSWSAALAATGIIPLIMAIVVVVAALVAGVIYAYEHWTWFRVTVDTVVNAISTGVLWLWETILKPVFGAIWWVLKKAGDIAVWLWEHAIGPAFRFIWEAAKILFTILVVGVLTPAYLAFKVLGVIGLWLWEKVVRPVFRWIGDLAIWLWERGIKPSFGNFVQILKAVANMAMWAWEKVLRPVFGWIGDKGKWLYEVALKPAFDGIKSAIKSVADSFGFGKDSIKKAWDQVAEIAKKPVRFVIDKVYNNGIVPLWNRVAAITGVDDLKPMSLKGFARGGILPGQSTWRQGDDQLTPMRRGEGVYVSEAMRDPYERARLFAVNKAAMSGQSLGQFQGGYAEGGIVGWLKDKAGDAGDFFSNPLDVFGKAQRLITDQMKGILTNPWARSLAKIPGKMLDGLKSKALDFLGFGADGSGGGGGAWTKPVDVPFGTPFGKRGSMWSSGRHTGLDFPAAIGTAIRAVAGGRVSSSGSTGPYGIHVTVDHGGGLSSLYAHMSQMLTAVGAPVSAGQVIGRVGDTGNVTGPHLHLEARRNGTSIDPMQFLTGGGGGGSARGGVERWRGVVRQALQMTGNPQQYADLTLRRMNQESGGNPNAVNSWDINAKNGTPSVGLMQLIKPTFEAFAGHMRGVGPKLHGVSTNPLANVYSSMRYAMSRYGSLPTAYNRPGGYATGGFPGVGELAWVGENGPELVRFLHPTQVYNNRDSMAMSRQMATVQPGGGRGTPNIVVESRTFLGDRELTDIVRTEIDIRDADTARVLTYGRNV